The following proteins are co-located in the Synechococcus sp. PROS-U-1 genome:
- a CDS encoding DUF721 domain-containing protein, whose amino-acid sequence MAIAPDSQRRRLPGLELLQTAAPPPAEPLKKCLGALQQGWRKDDHLAALWQDWPRVAGAQLAPHCRPLSLQRGVLTVGASHPQWRQALLYNRPQLISALHQAGHAVRDLRIQQHHSLQAPVLESEASIWAQHPSRTDVHGMGTCPDCGRPAPNGEMKLWGHCGFCHRQTLTPQI is encoded by the coding sequence ATGGCGATTGCTCCTGATTCCCAACGGCGTCGTTTACCGGGCCTGGAGCTGCTCCAAACGGCTGCGCCACCACCCGCAGAACCCTTGAAGAAGTGTTTGGGAGCGCTGCAGCAGGGATGGAGAAAAGACGATCATCTGGCCGCGTTGTGGCAGGACTGGCCCAGGGTTGCCGGAGCACAACTGGCTCCGCACTGTCGCCCCTTGTCCCTGCAACGGGGGGTGCTGACCGTTGGAGCCAGCCATCCCCAGTGGCGCCAGGCACTCCTCTACAACCGACCACAGCTCATCAGCGCCCTGCATCAGGCCGGCCATGCGGTGCGTGATCTGCGCATCCAGCAACACCATTCCCTTCAAGCCCCTGTTTTGGAGAGTGAAGCCAGCATTTGGGCCCAACATCCAAGCCGCACGGATGTCCATGGCATGGGGACCTGCCCTGATTGCGGCAGACCGGCACCCAACGGCGAAATGAAGCTCTGGGGGCACTGCGGTTTTTGCCACAGGCAAACACTCACGCCCCAAATCTGA
- a CDS encoding PspA/IM30 family protein produces MGFFDRLSRLVRANANAAVSSMEDPSKILDQSVADMQADLVKLRQAVALAIASQKRLTNQAEQAAAQSKTWYERAELALKKGEESLAREALTRRKTFQETATSLTAQVKAQDGQVESLKKSLVALEGKIAEAKTKKDMLKARAQAAKAQQQLQSAVGNIGTDSAMAAFERMEEKVEALEATGQAAAELAGSDLESQFAALESGGGVDDDLEALRAQLKGGPEAVALPAADAAEAVKPVQVEEVDAELEDLKRSIDKL; encoded by the coding sequence ATGGGTTTCTTTGATCGGCTGAGCCGGCTGGTTCGCGCCAATGCCAACGCTGCTGTCAGCAGCATGGAGGACCCGTCCAAGATCCTCGATCAGTCCGTCGCGGACATGCAGGCGGACCTCGTCAAGTTGCGTCAGGCTGTCGCCCTTGCGATCGCGAGTCAGAAACGTCTGACCAATCAAGCTGAGCAGGCCGCTGCTCAATCGAAGACCTGGTACGAAAGAGCAGAGCTGGCTTTGAAAAAGGGAGAGGAATCTCTCGCTCGAGAAGCCCTAACCCGCCGGAAGACCTTTCAGGAGACGGCGACGTCACTGACCGCACAGGTGAAGGCCCAGGACGGGCAAGTGGAATCGCTCAAGAAGAGTCTTGTTGCCCTCGAAGGAAAAATCGCCGAGGCCAAGACCAAAAAAGACATGCTCAAGGCTCGGGCGCAGGCCGCCAAGGCCCAGCAGCAGTTGCAGAGCGCCGTTGGCAACATCGGCACCGATTCAGCCATGGCTGCTTTCGAGCGGATGGAGGAGAAGGTGGAAGCCCTGGAGGCCACCGGTCAGGCCGCGGCTGAGTTGGCCGGATCTGATCTTGAGAGCCAGTTCGCAGCTCTGGAAAGCGGTGGTGGCGTTGACGACGATCTTGAAGCTCTGCGGGCTCAGCTGAAGGGAGGCCCTGAAGCGGTCGCCCTGCCTGCGGCGGATGCAGCCGAGGCTGTTAAGCCCGTGCAGGTGGAGGAAGTTGATGCTGAGCTCGAGGATTTGAAGCGATCCATCGACAAGCTCTGA
- the trxA gene encoding thioredoxin, with protein sequence MSALAGAVADFTDAGFEHDVLKASGTVLVDFWAAWCGPCRLIAPLMDWVANDYADRVSVGKVEVDGNPKTRDAYQVQGIPTLILFRDGEVIARHEGAIAKAQLQSFLDANL encoded by the coding sequence ATGAGTGCCTTGGCTGGAGCAGTTGCTGATTTCACAGATGCCGGTTTTGAGCATGACGTGCTCAAGGCTTCCGGCACTGTCCTTGTCGATTTCTGGGCTGCCTGGTGTGGACCCTGTCGCCTGATCGCCCCCCTCATGGATTGGGTTGCCAATGACTATGCCGATCGGGTGAGCGTTGGCAAGGTCGAGGTTGATGGCAATCCGAAAACAAGAGACGCTTATCAGGTGCAAGGCATCCCCACGCTGATTCTCTTCCGCGACGGTGAGGTGATAGCGCGGCATGAAGGAGCCATTGCTAAAGCGCAGCTGCAGTCCTTCCTGGATGCCAACCTCTAA
- a CDS encoding aminotransferase class I/II-fold pyridoxal phosphate-dependent enzyme produces the protein MPTSKRLASLGNAVFARVDADKHAYQVHASASARPDLVDLSIGSSDLRPPTTLLETMASAVMDPSSGSYCLQTGLRPLHAAVADWCRHRFDVAVDPDQEVQFLVGSQEGTAHLPLAVLDSGDAALHLDPCYPSHTGGLHLAAAKTKALPLTPEQDWRPDLSELTSQIWDQLKLFVLGYPHNPSARVGDQEDLNRIMAIGMRHDVVIAHDNPYVDLALDGQPPCLLQAPNWRSSGIEFFSLSKGWCLGGFRLGFAVGAAPLISALRRTKAVIDFNQTLALQQGAIQALQSFPDWPRQLHPTYRERRDRVVETLTARGWSVPSPEMAMYLWFPLPDGARRRGWTDEDAARELLQRSGVALTPGSGFGAGGRQWLRMALVRPVHELVDAASRLADAMDE, from the coding sequence ATGCCAACCTCTAAGCGGCTCGCGTCGCTGGGCAACGCCGTTTTCGCCCGCGTTGATGCTGATAAGCATGCCTACCAGGTCCATGCGTCTGCATCGGCGCGTCCAGATCTGGTGGATCTCTCCATCGGATCCTCCGATCTTCGGCCGCCAACAACTCTCTTGGAAACCATGGCCTCAGCGGTCATGGATCCCAGCAGTGGCTCCTATTGCCTTCAGACCGGTCTGAGGCCTCTCCATGCCGCCGTCGCGGACTGGTGTCGCCATCGTTTCGATGTTGCGGTGGATCCCGATCAAGAGGTTCAGTTCCTCGTGGGATCCCAGGAAGGAACCGCACATCTGCCCTTGGCGGTGCTCGATTCAGGGGACGCTGCCTTGCATCTGGACCCCTGTTACCCATCCCACACCGGTGGACTGCATCTTGCGGCAGCCAAAACCAAAGCCTTGCCGCTCACTCCTGAACAGGACTGGCGTCCGGATCTTTCAGAACTCACCTCCCAGATCTGGGATCAGCTCAAGCTGTTTGTTCTGGGGTATCCCCACAATCCTTCGGCTCGGGTCGGAGACCAGGAGGACCTCAACCGCATCATGGCCATCGGGATGCGGCACGACGTGGTGATCGCTCACGACAATCCCTATGTCGATCTCGCTCTGGATGGACAGCCTCCCTGTCTGTTGCAGGCTCCGAACTGGCGCTCATCCGGCATTGAATTCTTCTCCCTGTCGAAGGGCTGGTGCCTTGGAGGATTCAGGCTGGGTTTCGCGGTGGGAGCGGCACCGCTGATATCCGCACTGCGTCGCACCAAGGCGGTCATCGATTTCAATCAAACCTTGGCCTTGCAGCAGGGGGCGATCCAGGCGTTGCAAAGCTTCCCCGACTGGCCGCGGCAACTGCATCCGACCTATCGCGAGCGACGCGATCGTGTGGTGGAGACCCTGACGGCACGCGGCTGGTCGGTGCCCTCTCCCGAGATGGCGATGTATCTCTGGTTCCCCTTGCCTGATGGGGCCCGTCGTCGGGGTTGGACTGATGAAGACGCCGCCAGGGAACTGCTCCAGCGCAGCGGTGTTGCGTTGACCCCAGGGTCAGGTTTCGGTGCCGGCGGACGCCAGTGGCTGCGCATGGCGCTGGTGCGGCCGGTCCATGAGCTGGTGGACGCTGCCTCGCGGCTTGCGGATGCGATGGATGAGTGA
- a CDS encoding biotin--[acetyl-CoA-carboxylase] ligase, whose protein sequence is MTERQRPQRGGGRLMAIYRDLAGASARPWTLRRVPVCSSTEELLGAWLQDQPSLMGPRAVIATHQRRGIGQLGRPWLSPVGGVWISAALPWKSHASGHAGLLGLALALSVVQRLEQRGLSVQIKWPNDLLVEGRKLAGLLPGVVQRGSQLRLLRIGLGLNVRNPVPSEGIALRRLERQQAADPTRWTAEILLALDHCHAVGGDGAWCIDGVQARLWSDQLVHPQDGQIWHVNGLEKDGALRLRQGSRTESWRRWP, encoded by the coding sequence GTGACTGAGCGCCAACGTCCTCAACGGGGTGGTGGTCGGTTGATGGCGATCTATCGCGATCTCGCTGGGGCATCGGCGCGCCCTTGGACCCTTCGTCGTGTTCCTGTCTGCAGCAGTACGGAGGAGCTGCTGGGGGCCTGGTTGCAGGATCAGCCTTCCCTGATGGGGCCCCGCGCCGTCATCGCCACCCACCAGCGCAGGGGAATCGGGCAGTTGGGGCGCCCATGGCTGTCTCCTGTCGGTGGTGTCTGGATCAGTGCAGCGTTGCCCTGGAAGAGTCATGCATCTGGCCATGCCGGTCTCCTCGGTTTGGCGCTGGCACTGTCGGTGGTGCAACGGCTTGAGCAGCGGGGGCTTTCGGTTCAGATCAAATGGCCCAATGACCTGCTCGTGGAGGGTCGCAAATTGGCCGGCCTTCTCCCGGGGGTGGTGCAGCGAGGTTCCCAGCTGCGTTTGCTGCGCATCGGATTGGGCCTGAATGTGCGGAATCCAGTGCCTTCCGAGGGCATTGCCTTGCGGAGGCTTGAAAGGCAGCAGGCTGCGGATCCGACACGTTGGACAGCGGAGATCTTGCTTGCTTTGGATCACTGTCATGCCGTCGGAGGTGATGGGGCCTGGTGCATCGATGGAGTGCAGGCCCGGCTCTGGTCAGATCAGCTCGTCCATCCCCAGGATGGTCAGATCTGGCATGTCAACGGCCTTGAAAAGGATGGTGCTCTGCGGTTGCGTCAGGGTTCAAGGACCGAAAGCTGGCGACGCTGGCCCTGA
- a CDS encoding M23 family metallopeptidase encodes MVLSWFAVIWLLVPAAAAQDFDQSLDALERQRVITPKERKMLQGGSPSVPMGRSRFEEACRSGALSRRDCSSGVARRSPGAPSPARVRLIPSKQPLRVPVSALLARDGGTFQLESVFAVTPRPLPSPGNGDSRLLFPVAGDAFNSSGFGWRLHPILGSWLMHAGRDFAAPEGTPVVAALSGRVLTSGLAGGYGIAIELEHADPLRRTLYGHLSEIYVRPGQQVRQGEVIGRVGSTGLSTGPHLHFELRTPSQAGWQAVDPGDLDLSSVMSLENDPVSLIVGQVLSSLERTSP; translated from the coding sequence CTGGTGCTGAGCTGGTTCGCGGTGATCTGGTTGCTTGTTCCAGCTGCGGCCGCTCAGGATTTTGATCAGTCTCTTGATGCTCTGGAACGCCAACGGGTGATCACGCCCAAGGAGCGCAAGATGCTTCAGGGCGGTTCACCGTCGGTTCCCATGGGGCGGAGCCGTTTCGAAGAAGCCTGTCGGAGTGGGGCGTTGTCCCGTCGGGACTGCTCTTCCGGTGTGGCCAGGCGTTCGCCAGGTGCCCCATCACCTGCCCGTGTTCGCTTGATCCCCTCCAAGCAACCGCTGCGTGTTCCCGTGTCAGCGCTTCTTGCCCGTGATGGCGGCACATTTCAGCTTGAATCTGTTTTTGCGGTCACGCCCCGCCCCTTGCCGAGCCCTGGAAACGGCGACAGCCGACTGCTCTTCCCGGTTGCCGGTGATGCCTTCAACAGCAGTGGGTTTGGCTGGCGTCTGCATCCGATTTTGGGAAGTTGGCTGATGCATGCCGGTCGGGATTTCGCGGCGCCTGAGGGGACTCCGGTGGTGGCTGCTCTCTCGGGGAGGGTTTTAACCAGTGGCCTTGCGGGGGGGTATGGCATCGCTATCGAATTGGAACATGCCGATCCATTGCGCCGCACGCTGTATGGCCATCTCTCGGAGATCTATGTGCGACCGGGTCAGCAGGTGCGTCAAGGAGAGGTGATTGGACGCGTCGGCAGCACAGGTCTCAGTACAGGCCCACACCTGCATTTCGAGTTGCGCACTCCATCCCAGGCTGGTTGGCAAGCTGTTGATCCTGGTGATCTGGATTTGTCGTCCGTGATGAGTCTCGAAAACGATCCTGTGTCGCTGATCGTCGGGCAGGTGTTGAGCAGCCTTGAACGCACGTCGCCCTAG
- a CDS encoding response regulator transcription factor, whose amino-acid sequence MSLEPQNRLRVLLVDDEHKLTDLLRLELDVEGYDVDVASDGASGLIRSRTEPAPDLIILDWNLPDFSGIDICQRIRAGGITIPILMLTGHDEVTDRVKALDAGVDDYLVKPFSIDELMARLRAMHRRAETFSGPVNGSDVNEVLQVADLSMNTRTRDVSRGDRAIRLSVKEYDLLNFLMRGADRVLERQEIMHGVWGENFYGDDNLLDVYIRYLRQKIELEDAPALIHTVRGVGFILREKSS is encoded by the coding sequence ATGTCACTGGAACCCCAGAACCGTCTCCGCGTCCTTCTTGTTGACGACGAACACAAACTGACCGATCTGCTTCGCCTGGAGCTTGATGTTGAGGGGTATGACGTTGATGTCGCCTCTGACGGAGCGAGCGGCCTGATCCGCAGCCGAACGGAACCCGCTCCCGACCTGATCATCTTGGATTGGAACCTGCCGGACTTCAGCGGCATCGACATCTGTCAGCGGATCCGAGCCGGGGGAATCACCATCCCAATCCTGATGCTCACGGGGCACGACGAAGTCACCGATCGGGTCAAAGCTCTCGATGCCGGTGTTGATGATTACCTGGTCAAGCCCTTTTCCATCGACGAATTGATGGCGCGACTGCGTGCCATGCACCGCCGCGCAGAAACATTCTCAGGGCCTGTCAATGGATCCGACGTCAACGAGGTTCTCCAGGTGGCCGACCTCAGCATGAACACCCGGACTCGGGATGTGAGTCGGGGTGATCGAGCCATCCGACTATCCGTGAAGGAATACGACCTGCTGAATTTCCTGATGCGGGGTGCTGATCGGGTCCTTGAACGTCAGGAGATCATGCACGGGGTCTGGGGAGAGAATTTTTATGGGGACGACAACCTCCTGGACGTCTACATCCGCTATTTACGACAAAAAATTGAATTGGAAGATGCTCCAGCCCTGATCCACACCGTCCGCGGTGTCGGGTTCATTCTCAGGGAGAAGTCGAGCTGA
- a CDS encoding PAS domain-containing protein has protein sequence MSSQGAWTEDRIRALREQEDLPFVRADASGIVQEINDRFQAIYGWTEAALIGQSLGLILPPSFRDSHHAGFARFKLTEVSKVLNHPLKLATFCSDGRAIESEHFIVAEKHNDGSWSFAATLRPLMESS, from the coding sequence ATGTCGTCACAAGGAGCTTGGACCGAGGATCGAATCCGAGCGCTGCGCGAGCAGGAAGACCTCCCGTTTGTTCGTGCCGATGCATCAGGGATCGTGCAGGAAATCAATGACCGTTTCCAGGCCATCTACGGCTGGACGGAAGCAGCCCTGATCGGTCAATCCCTCGGTCTGATTCTGCCTCCTAGCTTCCGCGATTCCCATCACGCTGGATTTGCTCGGTTCAAATTGACGGAGGTGTCCAAGGTGCTGAATCACCCGTTGAAATTGGCAACGTTTTGCTCGGATGGGCGTGCCATTGAGAGTGAACATTTCATCGTGGCTGAGAAGCACAATGACGGCAGCTGGTCGTTTGCAGCAACGCTGCGACCCTTAATGGAATCAAGCTGA
- a CDS encoding PAS domain-containing sensor histidine kinase — protein MNSSAFSSSSSRDSELIAQLRQSLGMLQVAFDAASEAMVIIDVDRRIHWANQASAELFVGGVPIQVVNQTLADVLKLRPLDTHAKAALQLFDPQIPLPRTSGESRCQVLSRNGDGSQVQLLRWRPVELIQSPFLLVSFRDLSPEERALVQQQRFMTDLTHELRTPLAIVSGNLQRMARLKNLPNAITSRLTMAREEMARIQKLLGHLSLLTRLEVDPDVVCCGDHPLGPLLQRWYDDSRELIPNLELHGLEPGDDLLVQTDPRALMLALDQLLDNAWQHANRSMPIKLSLAGRDGLDRCILEFASQSLDAPVASEDLEMWSSPFFRGKPDRDGDKVEGPGLGLALAREMVMGCGGTLSLHQQPSAKGTTTIVRLVLRLSESEASGAVAAAVRTDPA, from the coding sequence ATGAACAGCTCAGCCTTCTCTTCGTCATCCTCAAGGGATAGTGAACTGATCGCGCAATTGCGTCAGTCCCTGGGAATGCTCCAGGTCGCTTTCGATGCGGCCAGCGAAGCGATGGTGATCATTGATGTGGATCGCAGGATCCACTGGGCCAATCAAGCCTCTGCAGAACTGTTCGTTGGAGGGGTTCCAATTCAGGTGGTGAATCAAACCTTGGCTGATGTTCTAAAGCTGAGGCCATTGGATACCCACGCCAAGGCTGCTCTCCAGCTGTTTGATCCCCAGATTCCTCTGCCCCGGACGTCTGGAGAGAGCCGCTGCCAGGTGCTGTCTCGCAACGGTGACGGATCACAGGTTCAGTTGCTGCGTTGGCGGCCGGTCGAGTTGATTCAGTCGCCTTTTTTGTTGGTGTCGTTTCGCGACCTCAGCCCCGAGGAACGGGCCCTGGTTCAACAGCAGCGCTTCATGACCGATCTGACCCATGAGCTGCGAACGCCACTGGCGATCGTCAGTGGAAATCTGCAGCGGATGGCTCGGCTGAAGAACCTCCCCAATGCCATCACTTCACGCCTGACAATGGCTCGGGAGGAGATGGCGCGGATTCAGAAGCTGCTCGGTCATCTCTCTCTGCTCACGCGCCTGGAGGTGGATCCGGATGTGGTTTGTTGTGGGGACCATCCGTTGGGGCCGCTGCTGCAACGCTGGTATGACGACTCGCGGGAGTTGATTCCGAATCTCGAGCTGCACGGCCTGGAACCAGGAGACGATTTGCTTGTCCAAACCGATCCAAGAGCCCTGATGCTGGCATTGGATCAGTTGCTCGATAACGCCTGGCAGCATGCCAATCGTTCCATGCCGATCAAGCTCAGTCTTGCTGGGCGCGACGGGCTCGACCGCTGCATCCTGGAGTTCGCCAGTCAGAGCCTTGATGCTCCAGTGGCTTCAGAGGATCTGGAGATGTGGTCGTCACCCTTTTTCAGGGGCAAGCCTGACCGCGATGGGGACAAGGTGGAGGGACCTGGTTTGGGTCTCGCCTTGGCTCGCGAAATGGTCATGGGGTGTGGCGGAACACTGAGCCTCCACCAGCAGCCGTCGGCGAAGGGAACAACCACCATTGTGCGGTTGGTTCTGAGGCTCAGCGAATCGGAGGCGTCCGGAGCAGTTGCGGCAGCTGTTCGAACAGATCCGGCTTGA
- a CDS encoding response regulator, with the protein MEETTKALRVALIEDDPRIQQLIGAEISDEGHDCICFGSAEDFLEAAAPNSFDLVLLDLMLPGMDGLTCLKQLQLKAPSRPTLRVVIVTALNDADKRREALSNGAEAYVLKPDLFEQLPQLLRTPPIR; encoded by the coding sequence ATGGAAGAGACCACCAAGGCTCTTCGTGTCGCACTCATCGAGGACGACCCACGCATTCAGCAGCTGATCGGCGCTGAAATCAGCGATGAGGGGCACGATTGCATCTGCTTCGGCTCCGCGGAAGACTTTCTCGAAGCAGCTGCCCCCAACAGCTTTGATCTGGTGTTGCTTGACCTGATGCTGCCGGGCATGGATGGCTTGACCTGCCTGAAACAGCTGCAACTGAAAGCTCCGTCCAGGCCGACCCTGAGGGTGGTGATCGTGACAGCTCTCAATGATGCCGACAAGCGTCGCGAAGCTCTCTCCAACGGAGCAGAGGCCTATGTGCTCAAGCCGGATCTGTTCGAACAGCTGCCGCAACTGCTCCGGACGCCTCCGATTCGCTGA
- a CDS encoding ABC transporter ATP-binding protein: MAEGARAAVAELRGISKIYGSGDLEVKALDQLNLNVLDGDYLAVMGASGSGKSTAMNILGCLDRPTSGTYRLNGMAVEQLDDDALADVRNRSLGFVFQQFHLLGHASAMENVMLPMIYAGVPKDERIERAQAALTRVGLAQRLDNKPNQLSGGQQQRVAIARAIINRPSLLLADEPTGALDSSTTAEVLELFDELHQQGITLVMVTHEDDVAARAQRIARFQDGRVLTECPK; encoded by the coding sequence TTGGCTGAGGGGGCACGGGCCGCAGTTGCTGAACTCCGTGGGATCAGCAAGATCTATGGATCTGGCGATCTCGAGGTCAAAGCCCTCGATCAGTTGAACCTCAACGTCCTGGACGGTGATTACCTCGCCGTGATGGGAGCGAGTGGATCCGGCAAAAGCACGGCCATGAACATTCTCGGTTGTCTCGACCGGCCCACCAGTGGGACTTACCGGCTGAATGGCATGGCCGTTGAACAGTTGGACGACGATGCCTTGGCGGACGTCCGTAACCGCTCGCTCGGTTTTGTCTTTCAGCAGTTCCATCTTCTGGGCCATGCAAGCGCCATGGAGAATGTGATGCTCCCGATGATTTACGCGGGAGTTCCCAAGGACGAACGGATCGAGCGTGCCCAAGCCGCCCTAACCCGCGTTGGCCTTGCGCAGCGACTGGACAACAAACCCAACCAGTTGTCCGGAGGACAGCAACAACGGGTGGCCATCGCGAGGGCCATCATCAATCGCCCCAGTCTTCTGCTGGCAGATGAACCCACGGGCGCCCTGGATTCCAGTACCACCGCAGAGGTGCTGGAACTTTTTGATGAATTGCACCAACAGGGAATCACCCTGGTGATGGTCACCCATGAAGACGATGTTGCGGCCCGTGCCCAGCGGATTGCACGCTTCCAGGATGGTCGAGTGCTGACGGAATGCCCAAAATGA
- a CDS encoding NAD(P)H-quinone oxidoreductase subunit N: MPDMGASLLATQATAAPGELLNLSLNASAVLPEAAVLLAMIATLLVDLAGEKAATRWVPPICYLGLGSSLVLLALQWNAPLEPSFLGAFLADNLAVAFRAVIALSTLLSLLISWRYAEKSGTPVGEYAAILLAATLGAMLLCGATDLVSVFISLETLSVASYLLSGYMKRDARSSEAALKYLLVGSAAAAVFLYGSSLLYGLSGSTSLDTIGLALQTSTTPLAALALVFVLATVAFKIAAVPFHQWTPDVYEGSPTPVVAFLSVGSKAAGFALALRILVGCFGAFDDQWKLLFTVLAVLSMTLGNVVALAQTSMKRMLAYSSIGQAGFVMIGMVCGTEDGFAAMVLYMAAYLFMNLGAFACIILFSIRTGSDRISDYAGLYQKDPLITLGLSLCLLSLGGIPPMLGFFGKIYLFFAGWANHEYLLVVVGLVTSVVSIYYYISVIKMMVVKEPQEASDVVKSYPDVNWSLMGMQPLRVALIGCVAITAVGGILSNPLFQWANTAVAGTPMLQQAIALSSLKGLG; the protein is encoded by the coding sequence ATGCCCGACATGGGTGCTTCCCTACTCGCCACCCAGGCCACGGCTGCCCCTGGTGAGCTGCTGAATCTCTCTCTGAATGCGTCCGCCGTGCTGCCAGAAGCAGCAGTGCTGCTGGCGATGATTGCCACCCTGTTGGTGGACCTGGCCGGCGAAAAGGCCGCCACACGCTGGGTACCGCCGATTTGCTATCTCGGCCTGGGCAGCTCCCTGGTCTTGCTGGCCCTGCAATGGAATGCACCCCTCGAGCCCTCGTTCCTCGGCGCCTTTCTTGCCGACAACCTTGCTGTGGCCTTCAGGGCTGTGATTGCCCTGTCCACCCTCCTCTCTCTGCTGATTAGCTGGCGTTACGCCGAGAAAAGCGGCACGCCTGTCGGCGAATACGCCGCCATCCTTCTTGCAGCCACACTTGGCGCCATGCTCCTCTGCGGGGCAACGGATCTGGTGAGCGTCTTCATTTCACTGGAAACCCTCTCCGTCGCCAGCTACCTGCTATCGGGCTACATGAAGCGGGATGCCCGCAGCTCCGAAGCCGCACTCAAATATTTGCTGGTGGGATCGGCAGCAGCCGCAGTTTTCCTTTATGGCTCATCGTTGCTCTACGGCCTGAGCGGCAGCACCAGCCTCGACACCATCGGGCTTGCCCTCCAAACCAGCACCACCCCTCTCGCCGCCTTGGCCTTGGTGTTTGTGCTGGCGACAGTTGCCTTCAAGATCGCTGCTGTTCCCTTTCACCAGTGGACGCCTGACGTCTACGAGGGTTCACCGACTCCGGTGGTTGCCTTTCTCTCCGTGGGCTCTAAGGCTGCTGGATTTGCATTGGCTCTTCGCATCCTGGTGGGGTGCTTCGGTGCCTTCGACGATCAATGGAAATTGCTGTTCACCGTCCTGGCGGTGTTGAGCATGACCCTGGGCAACGTTGTCGCCCTCGCACAGACCTCGATGAAGCGAATGCTGGCCTACAGCTCGATTGGCCAGGCCGGCTTCGTGATGATCGGCATGGTCTGCGGCACCGAGGACGGTTTTGCGGCCATGGTTCTGTACATGGCGGCCTACCTGTTCATGAACCTGGGGGCCTTCGCCTGCATCATTCTCTTCTCGATCCGCACGGGCAGTGATCGAATCTCCGATTACGCCGGGCTCTATCAGAAGGATCCCTTGATCACTCTCGGCCTCAGTCTTTGCCTCCTGTCCCTTGGTGGGATTCCACCAATGCTGGGTTTCTTCGGAAAGATCTATCTGTTCTTTGCCGGGTGGGCAAACCACGAGTACCTGCTGGTAGTGGTTGGCCTGGTGACGTCTGTGGTGTCCATCTACTACTACATTTCTGTCATCAAGATGATGGTGGTGAAGGAGCCTCAAGAGGCGTCCGACGTGGTCAAGTCCTACCCCGACGTCAACTGGTCGTTGATGGGGATGCAGCCTCTGCGTGTTGCCCTGATCGGGTGTGTGGCCATCACCGCCGTCGGTGGAATCCTCTCCAATCCCCTGTTCCAGTGGGCCAATACAGCTGTTGCGGGAACACCTATGCTTCAGCAGGCCATCGCCCTATCCAGCTTGAAAGGCCTTGGCTGA